In Pongo abelii isolate AG06213 chromosome 5, NHGRI_mPonAbe1-v2.0_pri, whole genome shotgun sequence, a single genomic region encodes these proteins:
- the GPR31 gene encoding 12-(S)-hydroxy-5,8,10,14-eicosatetraenoic acid receptor, which produces MPFPNCSAPSTVVATAVGVLLGLECGLGLLGNAVALWTFLFRVRVWKPYAVYLLNLALADLLLAACLPFLAAFYLSLQAWHLGRVGCWALRFLLDLSRGVGMSFLAAVALDRYLRVVHPRLKVNLLSPRAALGVSGLVWLLMVALTCPGLLISEAAQNSTRCHSFYPRADGSFSIIWQEALSCLQFVLPFGLIVFCNAGIIRALQKRLREPEKQPKLQRAQALVTLVVVLFALCFLPCFLARVLMHIFQNLGSCRALCAVAHTSDVTGSLTYLHSVLNPVVYCFSSPTFRSSYRRVFHTLRGKGQAAEPPGFNPRDSYS; this is translated from the coding sequence ATGCCATTCCCAAACTGCTCAGCCCCCAGCACTGTGGTGGCCACAGCTGTGGGTGTCTTGCTGGGGCTGGAGTGTGGGCTGGGTCTGCTGGGCAACGCGGTGGCGCTGTGGACCTTCCTGTTCCGGGTCAGGGTGTGGAAGCCGTACGCTGTCTACCTGCTCAACCTGGCCCTGGCTGACCTGCTGTTGGCCGCGTGCCTGCCATTCCTGGCCGCCTTCTACCTGAGCCTCCAGGCTTGGCATCTGGGCCGTGTGGGCTGCTGGGCCCTGCGCTTCCTGCTGGACCTCAGCCGCGGCGTGGGGATGAGCTTCCTGGCCGCCGTGGCTTTGGACCGGTACCTCCGTGTGGTCCACCCTCGGCTTAAGGTCAACCTGCTGTCTCCTCGGGCGGCCCTGGGGGTCTCGGGCCTCGTCTGGCTCCTGATGGTCGCCCTCACCTGCCCGGGCTTGCTCATCTCTGAGGCCGCCCAGAACTCCACCAGGTGCCACAGTTTCTACCCCAGGGCAGACGGCTCCTTCAGCATCATCTGGCAGGAAGCACTCTCCTGCCTTCAGTTTGTCCTCCCCTTTGGCCTCATCGTGTTCTGCAATGCAGGCATCATCAGGGCTCTCCAGAAAAGACTCCGGGAGCCTGAGAAACAGCCCAAGCTTCAGCGGGCCCAGGCACTGGTCACCTTGGTGGTGGTGCTGTTTGCTCTGTGCTTTCTGCCCTGCTTCCTGGCCAGAGTCCTGATGCATATCTTCCAGAATCTGGGGAGCTGCAGGGccctgtgtgcagtggctcatacctcgGATGTCACGGGCAGCCTCACCTACCTGCACAGTGTACTCAACCCCGTGGTGTACTGCTTCTCCAGCCCCACCTTCAGGAGCTCCTATCGGAGGGTCTTCCACACCCTTCGAGGCAAAGGGCAGGCAGCAGAACCCCCAGGTTTCAACCCCAGAGACTCCTATTCCTGA